In the Octadecabacter sp. SW4 genome, one interval contains:
- a CDS encoding Lrp/AsnC family transcriptional regulator produces MTVRIDETDRKILAALQADASRSLDEIAREIGSSKTPVWNRIRKLREAGVIGQQTVILDAEALGFEACFFVLIRTSEHDAGWQGRFLKALQSRPEVQEAHRLAGDIDYILKVRVKNARAYDVFYQALISEVRVHNVTALLSMEEIKSTVALPL; encoded by the coding sequence ATGACTGTGCGAATAGATGAAACAGACCGGAAAATCCTTGCAGCCCTGCAAGCGGATGCAAGCCGGTCATTGGACGAAATTGCCCGCGAAATCGGGTCGTCCAAGACGCCTGTGTGGAATCGCATCCGCAAGCTGCGCGAGGCGGGGGTAATCGGCCAGCAAACGGTTATTCTGGATGCCGAAGCATTGGGGTTCGAGGCCTGTTTCTTTGTGCTGATCCGCACGTCTGAACATGATGCAGGCTGGCAGGGCAGGTTCCTGAAAGCCCTGCAAAGCCGCCCCGAAGTGCAAGAGGCGCACCGGCTTGCGGGCGACATTGATTACATCCTGAAAGTGCGCGTCAAAAATGCCCGCGCCTATGACGTGTTTTATCAGGCGCTGATTTCCGAAGTGCGGGTGCACAATGTGACCGCGCTTTTGTCGATGGAGGAAATCAAATCGACCGTGGCACTGCCGCTATAG
- a CDS encoding cytochrome P450: MKSLRQSPTDPAFVQNPYPFYDRARAAGDLFLWEDYGVICSTSHAATMTILKDRRMGREIPAEVAPIIAPHVQPFYDIEAHSMLELEPPRHTRLRGLVLRAFTSRRIAALQPEIESLCHDLIDRFPEGAFDLLDSYARIVPVVIIARLLGVPEDRSDDLLKWSNAMVAMYQANRTRVIEDAAVEATLAFRAFITGYIDARRSSPADDLISELIAAEEGGKHLSTEELITTCILLLNAGHEATVHTMGNGVKTLLEQGIQTIDARVIEEVLRFDPPLHIFSRWAQEDVTLLGHDFKRGDQVNCLLAAANHDPLAYPDPGKFDPARKGPQMTSFGGGIHFCVGAPLARLELLNALQILWARCPDLALAEPPIYADVYHFHGLERLMVTR, from the coding sequence ATGAAATCACTGCGCCAATCCCCGACCGATCCCGCCTTCGTGCAAAACCCCTACCCGTTTTATGACCGCGCCCGCGCGGCGGGCGATTTGTTTCTATGGGAAGACTACGGCGTGATCTGCTCCACCAGCCACGCCGCTACCATGACGATCCTCAAGGATCGGCGGATGGGGCGCGAAATCCCCGCCGAAGTCGCCCCGATAATCGCCCCCCATGTGCAGCCGTTCTATGACATCGAGGCCCATTCGATGCTCGAACTGGAGCCGCCCCGCCACACTCGGCTGCGCGGGCTGGTCCTGCGGGCCTTTACCTCGCGCCGGATCGCCGCGCTGCAGCCCGAAATCGAAAGCCTGTGTCATGACTTGATCGACCGTTTTCCCGAAGGGGCGTTCGACCTGCTCGATAGCTACGCGCGTATCGTGCCCGTGGTGATTATCGCCCGCCTTCTGGGCGTCCCCGAAGACCGGTCCGACGATCTGCTGAAATGGTCCAATGCGATGGTGGCGATGTATCAGGCCAACCGCACCCGCGTGATCGAAGACGCCGCCGTCGAGGCCACGCTGGCCTTTCGCGCTTTCATCACCGGCTATATCGACGCCCGCCGCAGTAGCCCCGCCGACGATCTGATCAGCGAATTGATCGCCGCCGAGGAAGGGGGGAAACATCTATCGACGGAAGAACTGATCACCACCTGCATCCTGCTGTTGAACGCCGGCCACGAGGCCACGGTGCACACGATGGGAAACGGTGTAAAAACGCTTTTGGAACAGGGTATTCAGACGATTGACGCGCGGGTGATCGAAGAAGTGCTGCGGTTCGACCCGCCGCTGCATATCTTTTCCCGCTGGGCGCAAGAGGACGTGACGCTGCTGGGCCATGATTTCAAGCGCGGCGATCAGGTAAACTGCCTGCTGGCGGCGGCCAATCACGATCCGCTTGCCTACCCTGATCCGGGCAAGTTTGATCCGGCGCGCAAGGGGCCGCAAATGACCAGCTTTGGCGGCGGCATCCACTTTTGCGTCGGCGCACCGCTGGCCCGACTGGAGCTGCTGAACGCGCTGCAAATCCTATGGGCGCGCTGCCCTGATCTGGCCTTGGCCGAACCGCCGATCTACGCCGATGTCTATCATTTCCACGGGTTGGAACGGCTGATGGTGACGCGCTGA
- a CDS encoding ATP-binding protein: MGGSFRNRAFGVLAYLALVAAFSGGVWWVGYAAALDQLERRGRADLALAADRLTSQLQRYRELAVLLADHPDLQIDADPVRARTLLRETADRTGSLDVIVLDAAGRERFAAAETAPQDHAGTPYFERAMDGALGVHHLVSDRFDGRYSRRAFLFAAPMFSPAGPVQGAVVVVADVDAVESAWRGDRPTMFFTDEAGVIFVSNRSELIFRARDGDPARAAQSPEYPAAQVTDFVAFTAGFVNGHEVWRVDGGPYVPARALHLTLDLPVIEMTGEVLLDVAPARQIAFLQASVAAALCLAFGALLFLATERRRTLAGANARLEERVANRTAELIAVNTDLRREVQDRTAAEARLKKAQADLVQAGKLSALGQMSAGISHELNQPLMAIRSFAENAEGFLQRGKPEVAAQNLSRISDLARRMGRIIRNLRAFSRHESEPLSDVDICTVVETVLEMSEARAHQAEVTLIWAAPPGPVLVRGGEVRLQQVLLNLVGNAIDAMEGRAAKQVTIALATQGDRVELSVHDTGPGLSEPEKIFDPFYTTKQIGAAEGMGLGLSISYGLVQSFGGSIKGRNHAEGGAVFTVELDAARKAQAA; this comes from the coding sequence ATGGGAGGATCGTTTCGCAATCGCGCCTTTGGGGTGCTGGCCTATCTGGCCCTGGTCGCAGCTTTTTCGGGCGGCGTCTGGTGGGTTGGCTATGCTGCGGCGCTTGACCAGCTCGAGCGGCGCGGGCGGGCCGATCTGGCGCTGGCGGCCGACCGGCTGACCAGCCAGTTGCAGCGCTATCGCGAATTGGCGGTCCTGCTGGCGGACCATCCCGACCTGCAGATTGACGCCGACCCCGTGCGCGCGCGCACCCTGCTGCGCGAAACCGCTGACCGGACCGGATCGCTTGATGTGATCGTGCTGGACGCAGCGGGGCGCGAACGTTTTGCAGCCGCCGAAACGGCGCCCCAGGATCATGCCGGCACCCCCTATTTCGAGCGGGCGATGGATGGCGCCCTGGGTGTTCATCATCTGGTCAGTGATCGCTTTGACGGGCGCTATTCCCGGCGCGCCTTTCTTTTTGCGGCGCCGATGTTTTCGCCGGCGGGGCCGGTCCAGGGCGCGGTGGTGGTCGTGGCCGATGTGGACGCGGTTGAATCGGCATGGCGCGGTGATCGCCCGACGATGTTTTTCACTGATGAGGCGGGTGTAATCTTTGTGTCGAACCGCTCCGAACTGATCTTTCGTGCCCGCGATGGTGACCCTGCGCGCGCTGCGCAATCGCCCGAATATCCGGCGGCGCAGGTCACTGACTTTGTCGCCTTTACTGCGGGTTTCGTGAACGGGCACGAGGTTTGGCGCGTTGATGGTGGGCCTTATGTGCCCGCGCGCGCCCTGCACCTGACGCTTGATTTACCGGTGATCGAGATGACCGGCGAGGTGCTGTTGGATGTCGCGCCTGCGCGCCAGATCGCGTTCTTGCAGGCCTCGGTTGCAGCGGCCCTTTGCCTCGCCTTTGGCGCGTTGCTGTTTCTGGCAACCGAACGGCGCCGCACCCTTGCCGGTGCCAATGCGCGCTTGGAAGAACGCGTCGCCAATCGCACCGCTGAACTGATCGCCGTGAACACCGATCTGCGCCGTGAAGTGCAGGACCGCACCGCCGCCGAGGCCCGTCTGAAAAAGGCACAGGCCGATCTGGTGCAGGCGGGCAAGCTGTCGGCGCTGGGGCAGATGTCGGCGGGGATCAGCCACGAATTGAACCAGCCCCTGATGGCGATCCGGTCATTTGCGGAAAACGCCGAAGGGTTCTTGCAGCGTGGCAAACCCGAGGTGGCGGCGCAAAACCTGTCGCGCATTTCCGATCTGGCCCGCCGGATGGGGCGCATCATTCGCAATTTGCGCGCCTTTTCCCGCCACGAAAGCGAGCCCCTGTCAGATGTCGATATCTGCACCGTTGTCGAGACAGTGCTTGAGATGAGCGAGGCGCGCGCGCATCAGGCCGAAGTCACGCTGATCTGGGCGGCGCCACCTGGCCCCGTGCTGGTGCGCGGTGGCGAGGTGCGCTTGCAGCAGGTCTTGCTGAACCTTGTCGGCAACGCGATTGACGCGATGGAGGGGCGCGCGGCCAAACAGGTGACAATCGCCCTTGCCACGCAGGGCGACCGCGTGGAACTCAGCGTGCACGACACCGGCCCGGGCCTGTCTGAACCCGAAAAGATTTTCGACCCCTTCTATACAACCAAACAGATCGGCGCGGCCGAGGGCATGGGCCTTGGTCTGTCGATTTCCTACGGTTTGGTGCAAAGCTTTGGCGGCAGCATCAAGGGGCGCAATCACGCCGAGGGCGGCGCGGTCTTTACGGTTGAACTTGACGCCGCGAGAAAGGCCCAAGCCGCATGA
- a CDS encoding sigma-54 dependent transcriptional regulator, translating into MSTQVLLVDDDREVREALAQALELAELSPVLAGSFIAAKDHITADFDGVIVTDIRMPGRDGFHLLTHARSVDPDLPVILLTGEADVPMAVRAMSEGAFGFLEKPCGPQDLLGLVGKALHGRGLVLENRRLKLQVAQGDAAARMLRGTSAQSQQLRERVRAAARAAAEVVVTGEPGSGIAKVAEVIHLLSSAGNRPFVKCAAATLTVDTLGAAFHDAASGTLYLDEITGLAPAAQFALMDRLEGGASARVISGTTQDIAASVETGRLNADLFYRLDLMRVHIAPLRERAEDIPVLFRHYVSVACEQANLPEPMISPDVLGRLMAQDWPGNARSLMNAAMRFAMGINEAPSAESDETLGLAEQMAQVERSLIIAALRRNDGQVTQTAQTLKLPRKTFYDKLARHGLRAESFRKRGDAS; encoded by the coding sequence ATGAGCACACAGGTCCTTTTGGTCGATGATGATCGCGAGGTGCGCGAGGCGTTGGCGCAGGCCCTTGAACTGGCTGAGCTTTCGCCGGTTCTTGCGGGCTCCTTCATCGCCGCCAAGGACCATATCACCGCCGATTTCGACGGCGTGATCGTGACGGATATTCGCATGCCAGGGCGTGATGGCTTCCATTTACTGACCCATGCGCGCAGCGTCGATCCCGATCTGCCGGTGATCTTGCTGACGGGCGAAGCAGACGTGCCGATGGCCGTGCGCGCCATGTCCGAGGGCGCGTTCGGGTTTCTGGAAAAACCCTGCGGGCCGCAGGATCTGTTGGGCCTTGTGGGCAAGGCGCTGCACGGGCGTGGCCTTGTGTTGGAAAACCGCCGCCTGAAATTGCAGGTCGCGCAGGGCGATGCGGCGGCGCGGATGTTGCGCGGCACCTCGGCGCAGTCGCAACAGTTGCGCGAACGGGTGCGCGCCGCCGCACGCGCCGCCGCCGAAGTCGTAGTGACCGGCGAACCCGGATCAGGCATCGCCAAGGTCGCCGAAGTGATCCACCTGCTGTCCTCTGCCGGCAACCGTCCTTTTGTGAAATGTGCGGCGGCGACGCTCACGGTCGATACCCTTGGGGCTGCGTTTCACGATGCGGCCTCGGGCACCCTTTATCTTGACGAGATCACGGGCCTTGCCCCGGCGGCGCAGTTCGCACTGATGGACAGGCTTGAAGGGGGTGCTTCGGCGCGGGTGATTTCAGGAACGACCCAGGATATTGCCGCCAGCGTCGAAACTGGTCGCCTGAACGCCGATCTGTTCTACCGGCTTGATCTGATGCGCGTCCATATCGCCCCCCTGCGCGAACGGGCCGAAGACATTCCAGTGCTGTTTCGCCATTACGTCAGTGTCGCCTGCGAGCAGGCCAACCTGCCGGAACCCATGATTTCACCCGATGTGCTGGGCCGGTTGATGGCGCAGGATTGGCCGGGCAATGCGCGTTCCCTGATGAACGCGGCGATGCGGTTTGCGATGGGGATCAACGAAGCACCCAGCGCCGAAAGCGATGAAACCCTTGGGCTGGCCGAACAGATGGCGCAGGTCGAGAGATCGCTGATTATCGCAGCCTTGCGCAGAAACGACGGGCAAGTGACGCAAACGGCACAGACCCTCAAGCTGCCGCGCAAGACCTTTTACGACAAGCTGGCGCGCCACGGGCTGCGCGCCGAGAGCTTTCGCAAAAGGGGCGATGCGTCATGA
- a CDS encoding trimethylamine methyltransferase family protein: MLQELGIKILLPEARKLLGAAGALVDDDMVRIGADMVAAALATAPASIPMRAANPARNQIYENGALIFSAAGGCPNVSDATRGRRPGDLVSFVDAIKLVQSFDVIHKMPIAPEAQDIPVNLRHLETTLAQLSYADKLLTVFARGTGQAEQAFEMIQIGLNLSADDFAGATWVSAVINSNSPRMLDVPMAQGIIDFARAGQMTIITPFCLAGAMAPVTVAGALVLQHAEALAGIVLAQVAKAGAPVSYGGFSSNVDMKSGAPAFGTPEHIKMQLGAGQLARHIGLPWRSAAGSAGNTADPQSVHENIMGLWGALSAGATLTLHAAGWLEGGLTFGFEKFICDIEAVQTLAELCAPVDASAAGMAFEAIKGVDPGGHFFASPHTMERFDTAFYAPINADLSTFGTWTANGAQKAEDRAAEIVRQTLADYSQPAGCAQAAERVARYVADKRAAGGAAPLMG, encoded by the coding sequence GTGTTGCAAGAGTTGGGGATCAAGATATTACTGCCCGAAGCGCGCAAATTGCTGGGGGCCGCAGGGGCGCTGGTTGACGATGATATGGTGCGGATCGGTGCGGATATGGTCGCCGCCGCCCTCGCCACGGCACCGGCCAGCATCCCGATGCGCGCGGCCAACCCCGCCCGCAACCAGATTTATGAAAATGGCGCGCTGATCTTTTCCGCTGCCGGTGGCTGCCCCAATGTATCAGACGCGACCCGTGGTCGCCGCCCCGGCGATCTGGTCAGCTTTGTCGATGCGATCAAGCTCGTCCAAAGTTTCGATGTGATTCACAAGATGCCCATCGCCCCCGAGGCACAAGACATCCCCGTCAACCTGCGCCACCTTGAAACCACGCTGGCGCAGCTGTCCTATGCCGACAAATTGCTGACGGTGTTCGCGCGTGGCACCGGGCAGGCGGAACAGGCCTTCGAGATGATCCAGATCGGGTTGAACCTCTCGGCGGATGACTTTGCCGGTGCCACATGGGTCAGCGCCGTGATCAACTCCAACAGCCCGCGAATGCTGGACGTCCCGATGGCGCAGGGCATCATTGATTTCGCGCGTGCGGGGCAGATGACAATCATCACGCCTTTCTGTCTGGCCGGTGCGATGGCCCCCGTGACGGTTGCGGGCGCGCTGGTGTTGCAACACGCCGAGGCTTTGGCGGGGATCGTGCTGGCGCAGGTGGCCAAAGCAGGCGCACCGGTCAGCTATGGCGGGTTCAGCTCGAACGTCGATATGAAATCGGGCGCACCGGCCTTTGGCACCCCCGAACACATCAAGATGCAGCTTGGGGCGGGGCAGTTGGCGCGCCATATCGGCTTGCCGTGGCGATCCGCCGCCGGGTCCGCCGGCAATACGGCCGATCCACAATCGGTGCACGAAAACATCATGGGCCTTTGGGGCGCACTAAGCGCGGGCGCGACACTGACGCTGCATGCCGCCGGTTGGCTGGAAGGCGGGCTGACCTTTGGGTTTGAAAAATTCATCTGCGATATCGAAGCCGTGCAGACATTGGCCGAGCTTTGCGCGCCCGTGGATGCAAGCGCGGCTGGCATGGCCTTCGAGGCGATCAAGGGAGTCGATCCCGGTGGGCATTTCTTTGCCAGCCCGCATACGATGGAACGGTTCGACACGGCATTCTATGCGCCGATCAATGCGGATCTGTCGACGTTTGGCACCTGGACAGCCAATGGCGCGCAAAAGGCCGAGGATCGCGCCGCCGAGATCGTGCGCCAGACCCTCGCAGATTACAGCCAACCCGCAGGTTGCGCCCAAGCAGCCGAGCGCGTGGCGCGCTACGTTGCCGACAAACGCGCAGCCGGCGGGGCCGCGCCCCTGATGGGCTAG
- a CDS encoding calcium-binding protein, with protein sequence MTGAADKQGATDFTTGNRVVIQGNSNDNSLFGTAGSDEISGLAGNDTIFGGESDDTLFGGDGDDTFFGALTYQSTIDGGNGVDTLDLSDSAVDFSASGTFVIDIDQGVSISNGASFSDGSYSNLENIISFDYVAIEMIGNAANNTLVASLYDDTIRGEDGNDVLSGRDGDDMLFGDAGNDTLTGGNGIDSLYGGAGKDSLVVLGGTGSDDLYGGNGNDTGDFTAITGADMVFNSASQTYAFSAGGTTYAMNSIEKILAGSGNDLIAGANAYTLTIDGGAGVDTLDLSSSYINVSTLGDYVIDIDEGFSTNGGSVFDFGGFSNLENVTSFEKVAIVLIGNGADNTLAGSIYGDIIRAESGSDTLVAGAGDDILDGGAGADSYDGGTGTDTIDWSAETAAVMADFTLGTAWIGAISETFTGVEQALFGSGNDIVTVDTFNNGAAVDYVWNGGDGIDQLILKSDGIADEVDLNINAIGFENVAGSNDDNTIQGTIANNNLQGRGGDDILTGGGGSDILSGGNGADTVYGGDDGDTNRGEADIDNLFGNGGDDDISAGTGEDLVFGGAGADTIRGQGQNDILNGDAGNDTIYGGSGADEINGGDDDDSLFGQGNNDTLNGGNGNDTLGGAAGSDELYGGAGDDVLTGGIGLDTLDGGAGNDLMNGGLHADSFVFGAGYDQDRVNGFEQGIDTLLLDASLWSGTSGITDTQDVLNAFGALNGTGTIYTLTFGSDVIELQNAGGINAATLAADLTIL encoded by the coding sequence GTGACCGGTGCCGCGGATAAGCAGGGCGCGACTGACTTTACCACAGGGAACCGCGTCGTGATTCAAGGCAATTCGAACGATAACTCGCTTTTTGGAACCGCCGGAAGCGACGAGATTTCCGGCCTGGCAGGGAATGACACGATTTTTGGCGGCGAAAGCGACGACACGCTGTTTGGCGGCGATGGTGATGATACGTTTTTCGGCGCACTGACTTACCAAAGCACCATTGATGGCGGGAACGGTGTTGATACGCTTGACCTCTCGGACAGCGCGGTGGATTTTTCGGCGTCCGGCACCTTTGTTATCGACATCGATCAGGGCGTGTCGATCAGCAATGGCGCATCCTTCAGCGATGGTAGCTATAGCAACCTCGAAAACATTATCAGTTTTGACTACGTGGCCATCGAGATGATTGGCAACGCGGCCAATAACACCCTGGTCGCGTCCCTTTACGACGACACGATCCGTGGCGAAGACGGTAATGATGTGCTTTCGGGCCGCGACGGCGACGATATGCTGTTTGGCGATGCGGGCAATGACACGCTGACCGGCGGCAATGGCATCGACTCGCTTTACGGCGGTGCTGGCAAGGACTCGCTTGTGGTGCTGGGCGGCACCGGGTCTGACGACCTTTATGGCGGCAACGGCAACGACACCGGTGATTTCACTGCCATCACCGGTGCTGATATGGTGTTCAATTCCGCAAGCCAGACCTATGCGTTTTCCGCAGGTGGCACGACATACGCCATGAACTCGATCGAAAAGATACTGGCCGGGTCCGGCAATGATCTGATTGCCGGGGCCAATGCCTATACGCTGACCATAGATGGTGGCGCGGGTGTCGATACGCTCGATCTGTCCTCAAGTTATATTAATGTGTCGACACTGGGTGACTATGTGATCGACATCGACGAGGGTTTTTCGACGAATGGCGGATCGGTGTTTGATTTTGGCGGTTTCAGTAACCTTGAAAACGTCACAAGCTTTGAAAAAGTCGCAATTGTGCTAATTGGTAACGGCGCCGACAACACCCTTGCCGGGTCGATCTATGGTGATATCATCCGCGCCGAGAGCGGCAGCGATACCCTTGTCGCAGGCGCGGGCGACGATATCCTTGATGGTGGGGCCGGGGCCGATTCCTATGATGGTGGCACGGGCACGGACACCATTGATTGGTCGGCCGAGACCGCAGCAGTCATGGCGGATTTCACTTTGGGAACGGCCTGGATCGGCGCGATCAGCGAAACCTTCACCGGCGTAGAGCAAGCCCTCTTTGGCAGCGGCAACGACATCGTGACGGTCGATACCTTTAATAACGGTGCAGCGGTCGATTACGTCTGGAACGGCGGTGACGGGATCGATCAGTTGATTCTGAAATCGGACGGTATCGCCGACGAGGTTGATCTGAATATCAACGCCATCGGGTTTGAAAACGTGGCCGGATCAAACGACGACAACACGATCCAGGGAACCATCGCGAACAATAACCTGCAGGGGCGCGGGGGTGATGATATACTCACAGGCGGTGGTGGGTCCGACATTCTGTCGGGGGGCAATGGCGCCGACACCGTCTATGGCGGCGATGACGGCGATACCAATCGTGGCGAGGCCGACATCGACAATCTGTTTGGCAATGGCGGCGACGATGACATTTCGGCAGGGACGGGCGAAGACCTGGTCTTTGGTGGCGCTGGCGCGGACACCATTCGCGGGCAGGGTCAGAATGACATTTTGAACGGCGATGCGGGCAACGACACCATTTACGGCGGATCGGGTGCCGATGAAATCAATGGTGGCGACGACGATGATTCACTTTTTGGTCAAGGCAACAATGACACTCTGAACGGTGGCAATGGCAATGACACGCTTGGCGGTGCCGCCGGCTCGGACGAGCTGTATGGCGGTGCCGGTGATGATGTTCTGACAGGCGGAATCGGGCTTGATACCCTGGACGGCGGCGCGGGCAACGACCTGATGAACGGCGGGCTACATGCCGACAGCTTTGTCTTTGGGGCGGGCTATGATCAGGACCGTGTCAACGGATTTGAGCAAGGGATCGACACGCTGCTGCTTGACGCATCCCTTTGGAGCGGGACGAGCGGTATCACTGATACCCAAGACGTGCTGAACGCCTTTGGCGCGCTGAACGGTACGGGGACAATTTATACCCTGACGTTTGGCAGCGATGTGATTGAACTGCAAAACGCTGGCGGCATCAATGCGGCAACGCTTGCCGCGGATTTGACGATCCTCTGA
- a CDS encoding DctP family TRAP transporter solute-binding subunit, with protein sequence MSFFKAAASVAALSLAAGSAMADPTGCDEGEIVVKFSHVTNTDRHPKGIAATLLQERVNAEMEGIMCMEVFPNSTLYNDDQVLEAMLQGDVQMAAPSLSKFEAFTKQFRIFDLPFMFTNIEAVDAFQTSEAGEAMKDSMTRRGLQGLEFWHNGMKQFSANVPLIMPTDAAGLKFRVQPSDVLVAQMEALGASPQPMAFSEVYGALQTGVVDGQENTWSNVYGQKFFEVQDGTTETNHGVLDYLVVTSVDFLDSLDPAVRDQLLTILSEVTVERNAAVGQVDADARQAIIDAGGVVRELTAEQRAAWVEAMKPVWEQFTDDVGQENIDAAQAINAAL encoded by the coding sequence ATGTCATTCTTCAAAGCTGCCGCATCCGTTGCCGCACTCAGCCTTGCCGCCGGATCTGCTATGGCCGACCCAACCGGCTGCGACGAGGGCGAAATCGTCGTCAAGTTCAGCCACGTCACCAACACCGACCGCCACCCCAAAGGCATCGCCGCGACCCTTCTGCAAGAGCGCGTGAACGCCGAGATGGAAGGCATCATGTGCATGGAAGTGTTCCCCAACTCGACGCTTTACAACGATGATCAGGTTCTCGAGGCGATGCTGCAGGGCGACGTTCAGATGGCCGCGCCGTCGCTGTCGAAATTCGAAGCCTTCACCAAGCAGTTCCGCATTTTCGATCTGCCCTTCATGTTCACCAACATCGAAGCCGTTGATGCATTCCAGACATCCGAGGCAGGCGAGGCCATGAAAGATTCCATGACCCGCCGCGGGTTGCAGGGTCTGGAATTCTGGCACAACGGCATGAAGCAGTTTTCGGCCAACGTGCCGCTGATCATGCCAACCGACGCCGCGGGCCTCAAGTTCCGCGTGCAGCCGTCCGACGTGCTGGTGGCCCAGATGGAAGCGCTGGGTGCATCGCCACAGCCGATGGCGTTCTCTGAAGTTTACGGCGCCTTGCAGACAGGCGTTGTGGACGGGCAGGAAAATACATGGTCCAACGTCTATGGCCAGAAGTTCTTTGAAGTGCAGGACGGCACCACCGAAACCAACCACGGTGTGCTTGACTACCTTGTCGTCACCTCGGTCGATTTCCTCGACAGTCTTGATCCTGCCGTGCGGGATCAGCTTTTGACGATCCTGAGCGAAGTCACCGTCGAGCGGAACGCCGCCGTGGGTCAGGTTGATGCCGATGCCCGCCAGGCGATCATCGACGCCGGTGGCGTTGTGCGCGAACTGACGGCCGAACAGCGTGCTGCATGGGTCGAAGCCATGAAGCCCGTCTGGGAGCAGTTCACCGACGATGTCGGTCAGGAAAACATCGACGCAGCCCAGGCGATCAACGCCGCGCTGTAA
- a CDS encoding TRAP transporter small permease, protein MSTSHSDTRGPFGRFINSLEETFIAILLGLMTVITFVNVVLRYGSDSSFILWIERITGGDLPSTLLWGLETVLILFAWLVLFGLSYGFKVRAHLGVDAVINIVSAPVRRTMVILSALACIAYGGLVMKGAWDYWAPFAGYPQTTGRVIPTGFDADTRDQGWYETEQVPIPFGRTFLEERFNMGEEYEKLPRFIPYFILPFGVALMLFRILQASVAVLRGRADSLIASHEAEDAIEDAAAVVAKGGN, encoded by the coding sequence ATGAGCACGTCACACAGCGACACCCGCGGGCCATTTGGCCGCTTTATCAATTCACTCGAAGAAACATTCATCGCGATCCTGTTGGGTCTGATGACGGTGATTACCTTCGTGAACGTGGTGCTGCGCTATGGCAGCGATTCATCCTTTATTCTTTGGATCGAACGGATCACCGGAGGCGATCTGCCCTCGACCCTGCTGTGGGGTCTGGAAACGGTGCTGATCCTTTTTGCATGGCTGGTGCTGTTTGGCCTGTCCTACGGGTTCAAGGTGCGCGCCCATCTGGGTGTGGATGCGGTGATCAACATCGTTTCGGCCCCGGTGCGCCGCACGATGGTGATCCTGTCCGCACTGGCCTGCATCGCCTATGGCGGTCTGGTCATGAAGGGCGCCTGGGATTACTGGGCACCATTCGCGGGCTATCCGCAGACCACGGGCCGTGTGATCCCGACCGGATTTGACGCAGACACCCGCGATCAGGGGTGGTACGAAACTGAACAGGTGCCAATCCCGTTCGGACGAACCTTCCTCGAAGAGCGCTTCAACATGGGCGAGGAATACGAAAAACTGCCGCGTTTCATCCCCTATTTCATTCTTCCCTTTGGCGTGGCGCTGATGCTGTTCCGCATCCTGCAAGCCAGCGTCGCGGTCCTGCGTGGACGCGCCGACAGCCTGATTGCCAGCCACGAGGCCGAAGACGCCATCGAAGATGCCGCCGCCGTTGTGGCCAAGGGAGGAAACTAG